In a single window of the Papaver somniferum cultivar HN1 chromosome 8, ASM357369v1, whole genome shotgun sequence genome:
- the LOC113304826 gene encoding MYB-like transcription factor ETC3 — protein sequence MSDTNHSRSSQDSKDATSSTSQNSKQDFMEDEEILIAKMHSLVGDRWSLIAGRIPGRTAEEIEKYWTSRHSSSHR from the exons ATGAGTGACACGAATCACTCCAGAAGTTCCCAGGATTCTAAAG ATGCGACATCATCCACAAGTCAGAATTCTAAGCAGGATTTCATGGAGGATGAAGAAATTCTGATTGCCAAAATGCACAGTCTAGTCGGAGACAG ATGGTCTTTGATAGCTGGAAGGATCCCCGGAAGGACAGCAGAAGAAATTGAGAAGTATTGGACTTCAAGACATTCTTCATCGCATCGATAG